GGACGAGTTGCTGTGTTTTATTTTTTTCCTGCTCACATTGTCAAACATTCTTCTCTATGTTCAAAAAAACCTGAACAAAAATTTAATATTGGCACTTGTTTGCTTTTTCCTGTCATTGTTTTCAAAAGAAGGAGCATTGGTATACTTAGGCATCATACCGCTTACACTTTATTTTTTCATGACAGCCGACAATAAAAAGATAATCCGCATAACAGCTCAGCTTGGCGCTGTGGCGCTTGCATTTATCGTGCTTCACGAATATGTTATTTCACACGGTCCCCCGACACACACCTACTCCTATCATGATAACGCGCTCGTGGCCGCACCAAACCTGGCAAGCCGCTTGGCTACCGCGATATTGATCTTAGGGCACTATCTAAAGCTGCTGTTCATACCACATCCGCTATCGTATGATTACTCATTCAACCAGTTTCCGGCCACGGGATTCAGTAACCCTATTGTATTACTTAGTTTACTTATTCATGTCGGACTTTTTATTTATGCGTTAAAGTCGTTCAAGCGGAAAAATATGTATGCCTACATTATACTATTTTATTTAACCGGTATGTCAATGGTATCGAATGTTTTCATGCTTATCGGCGCTACAATGGCCGACCGGATGCTTTATGCTCCATCTCTTGCATTCAGCATTGGGGTTGCCTGGTTCATTTTAAATTACACCAAAAGTGATCTCCGGGAAAAACCATTTTCATCAATCGCAGATTTTTATAAAAGCTATTCAAAACCATTACTAACGATCCTTGTTATAGTATTAGCTTTCTCGGCTAAAGTTTTTACACGCAATGCCGACTGGGAAAATAACTTTACGCTATTTGCAAAAGATGTAACAGCGTCGTCCGGCAGTTCGCGTACACATTATAACTACGGAACAGAACTGATGTTCAGAAAAGCCTTTACAGAAACTGATTCGTTAAAAAAGATGGACGTACTGGATGAAGTGATAAAGGAGTTGGAAATATCCGCGCATATTGACTCTATTGACCCCGGTACATATCTTAATTTAAGCACAGCTTATTACCAGCGAAAAAATTATCCGAAAGCGATCGAGACCGCTTTGCTCGCCACGCGATACAATCCCAGCGATGGCAAAGCCTATTCAACACTTGGCAACTCCTATTACCGTACCGGCAATTACGACCTGGCTATTGAAAGCCTGAGATCTGCAATTGCCAAAGGATTTGGCGAACAGGAAGCCTATAACACAATTGGTGTTTCATACTTCGGCAAAAAAGATTACGTGAACGCTATCGAAGCGTTTAAAAAATCGACTGAAATAAACCCGAAAGACATTACAGCGCTGAACAATTTAGGGAGCGCTTACGGGTTAACCGGGAATTACAACATGGCCATTGAAACTTTCCGCAAAAGCTACGCGGTTGATTCATTGAATAAAACAACTCTTTATTACCTCGCAATTACTTATCAGAATGTGAAGGATACAGCGAATGCGAGAGTGTTTACGGTGAAATACAAGAAATAACAGCAATTTGTTAAAAATCCGGAATATAAACCGGCGAATTACAATCCATATCTTTTTTGCTTTTGCCGAATACACGTTTTACGCCTACGCGTAACTCAAAGGCATTGTTTTTAATGTGAAGTCCGCCAACACTGTATGCCTTCATAATATCGGGATTATAAAAAGCTTCGGTAAAAAATTTATACG
The DNA window shown above is from Bacteroidota bacterium and carries:
- a CDS encoding tetratricopeptide repeat protein, translated to MNKKKQKEKVQQHSSATIPELASNSFNLTRVLGFFLFAFTFILYTNTINHDYALDDVACIQQNKFTKMGFAGIPSMLKTFYWQGYWDQNSGVYRPLSMITFAIEYQFFKDNPHISHFISVMLYALTIVLLFHVLRRLFTDRSVIFPFAITLLFATHPTHTEVVANIKSRDELLCFIFFLLTLSNILLYVQKNLNKNLILALVCFFLSLFSKEGALVYLGIIPLTLYFFMTADNKKIIRITAQLGAVALAFIVLHEYVISHGPPTHTYSYHDNALVAAPNLASRLATAILILGHYLKLLFIPHPLSYDYSFNQFPATGFSNPIVLLSLLIHVGLFIYALKSFKRKNMYAYIILFYLTGMSMVSNVFMLIGATMADRMLYAPSLAFSIGVAWFILNYTKSDLREKPFSSIADFYKSYSKPLLTILVIVLAFSAKVFTRNADWENNFTLFAKDVTASSGSSRTHYNYGTELMFRKAFTETDSLKKMDVLDEVIKELEISAHIDSIDPGTYLNLSTAYYQRKNYPKAIETALLATRYNPSDGKAYSTLGNSYYRTGNYDLAIESLRSAIAKGFGEQEAYNTIGVSYFGKKDYVNAIEAFKKSTEINPKDITALNNLGSAYGLTGNYNMAIETFRKSYAVDSLNKTTLYYLAITYQNVKDTANARVFTVKYKK